The following coding sequences lie in one Arachis stenosperma cultivar V10309 chromosome 5, arast.V10309.gnm1.PFL2, whole genome shotgun sequence genomic window:
- the LOC130983168 gene encoding uncharacterized protein LOC130983168, with product MGMDYYNILKVNRNASDEDLKKAYKRLAMIWHPDKNPLNKSEAEAKFKRISEAYDVLSDPQKRQIYDLYGEEALKSGQFPPPPPSSSSSSSSYYSSSSSSRPYQNGSAHHHQRQNPGTSSSSFRFNPRDADDIYAEIFGSEGGDVGSSGARGGGGARRDAFFKTSNGFAGAARKAAAVENVLPCSLEELYKGIKKKMKISRTVCDTFGKFRNVEEILTIEIKPGWKKGTKVTFPEKGNQEPGVIPADLVFVIDEKPHILYRRDGNDLVIHQEISLLEALTGKTLDLTTLDGRSLMIPLTDIIKPGAEVVVPNEGMPISKEPGKKGNLRIKLDVKYPSRLTPEQKSDLRRVLGGVS from the exons ATGGGCATGGATTACTACAACATTTTGAAAGTGAACCGAAACGCGAGTGACGAGGACCTGAAGAAAGCGTACAAGAGACTCGCAATGATCTGGCACCCCGACAAGAACCCCCTCAACAAGTCCGAAGCTGAGGCCAAATTCAAACGTATCTCCGAAGCATACGATGTTCTCAGCGACCCTCAGAAGCGTCAGATCTACGATCTCTACGGCGAGGAGGCTCTCAAGTCCGGTCAGTTCCCCCCGCCTCCGCCGTCGTCGTCGTCGTCATCATCTTCCTActattcttcttcctcttcttcgcGCCCTTATCAGAACGGCAGCGCACACCACCACCAGCGCCAGAACCCTGGCACGTCGTCGTCATCCTTTCGGTTTAATCCCCGCGATGCTGATGACATTTACGCCGAGATCTTCGGCAGCGAAGGGGGTGACGTGGGCAGCAGTGGGGCGAGGGGAGGTGGTGGCGCGCGGAGGGATGCGTTCTTTAAGACGTCGAATGGGTTCGCCGGGGCGGCGAGGAAGGCTGCTGCTGTCGAGAACGTGCTGCCGTGTAGCTTGGAGGAACTATACAAGggaatcaagaagaagatgaagatctCCAGAACAGTCTGTGATACTTTTGG AAAGTTCCGGAATGTGGAGGAGATTTTGACAATCGAGATAAAACCTGGATGGAAGAAAGGAACAAAGGTTACTTTCCCGGAGAAGGGTAACCAGGAGCCAGGTGTCATCCCAGCCGATCTTGTTTTTGTGATAGATGAGAAACCACACATTCTATATAGAAGGGATGGTAATGACTTGGTGATACACCAGGAGATATCACTTTTGGAGGCTCTTACAGGTAAAACTTTGGACTTGACAACTTTGGATGGAAGGAGTCTAATGATCCCACTCACAGATATTATTAAACCTGGTGCTGAGGTTGTTGTCCCTAATGAAGGAATGCCCATATCGAAAGAACCTGGGAAGAAGGGGAATTTGAGAATTAAGCTTGATGTCAAGTATCCTTCAAGGCTAACTCCAGAGCAGAAATCTGATCTCAGGAGAGTATTGGGTGGAGTCTCATAG